The nucleotide sequence AGGATACTCCCTACATAAACCTCTCCATCCACCACATAAAACGTGACCCTTACCGCTCATCGTTACCAAAAACACCACATTCCATGACTTCTTCCCATCTGGATGATGGATCTTGACCATTGATTTCACTCTCGGCATATAATTCTTTGCAGCAGATCTCGGGGATCacttgaataaaacaaaatcaattgtGCTCATTCACTTTACAGATACAGAAAACAATACAGAAATACTGTGTTAGTGTCTTATCGTACCAGGGATATGAGGTATGTTTTCGTGATAACGACACTGAATCCTGCAACATAAGACGAAGATGCGTCTGCATGATCTCTCCGGATACTAAACGCTCTCTCACTCCTCTTGGTATTTTGGGACACCTCAGCTTTCTTCTCCCCAAAGTTGAGTTTCCTTTTATACACGCCTTCTCCATTAGATCCAGCTGCAGTTCTTGGGACACGAGCACTCTCTTCAGCCTTGGCATCTTGTTCTGTTTTAAAGCGACCTGATTCATCATCAAAAGTCTAAGAAATCAATATCTTTATCCGGTTCACTGTTTCAAAGCCAGAAAAGCAAATCTTACTCGAAGAAGCCAAGAAGTCTCTGGGTTTTGGAGGTTGAACCATCTCCTTGCCAGTTTTCTTCATGATGTTCACACTAAAGTTCATCTCTCCTTTGTGAGTGAAGCAAAGCAACTCATTTCTTCCCAAGGCTCACAAACTTCTTCCATCTGGACTTCTCCATGAAGTAGAATATCGAAAAGTCGTGAGGAATTGCCTTGGCGAAGAtgacatcatcttcttcttttttgtgtttctttatttttgtaactAGCATGTGATTATTATCCGATTTAACATTTCAAAACTAGGTTTATAAGGAGAAAGTACAGAAATAATAAACTTGTTTGGCAACCTTCTAAGGTGGTGAAGTTTTCTCCAAGAACATATAACAAAAGGTTATGATTTCATTtggtaaacaaacaaaagttctGCCATTAACATTTTTGCCACATCTTAATCTCTGTAATGCCGATCCAAAAATCCAATTATTCTACAGCTAActtcataatttaataatgCTGCAACCTTTTCAAAGGCCATTACAATTCAGCTCtacattttcttctaattgACCTGTAAAATGGCAACTAAAAAAGAACATCTGATCTAGAGACTCTGTAGAACTGTTAGAGGTGGAGAGAGATCAGAGGAAGTGATGAGTAGGATACTCATGTTCATAACCATTATAGTCATAATAGAGCCTTTCCCCTTTCGATATATCGCGTGTAGCCACTAGAAGAACCCGACACTCCCCTTTTATGCTGTACCTCACGCATTTGCAGTTCTGCTTCTTCTTAGCAACCCTGCAACAACAATCAGTGATGTGATCATCATTCAATGGTATAGACTTTTGCGGGAAAGAACAAACAAgttaaaatgttttgaaaatgttgCTTACGGATTGTGATTGTTGATGCCATTAATGAAGCGAGATATGTTTCCATACTTGTCGGGACAGATAACAAGAGTTTTAGATGGATCTTCTGATAAAAGGAGAGTCATGATGCTGTCACAATCGTCTTTTTCTCGGTTTTGCAAGTAATCAACATCTCCTGTATATTCAGCTATGAATGTTAAGTCCTTAATAGGACCATCTGCTTCAACTGTGTAACTGTATAGACAGGAAAAAAAAGGACCATGTTTTATAACTCCACATTGTGATTTAAGGGAAGATTGATCGAATGAATCAAGAGAGAGATACCCTTCAAGCGGATCAAATACCACAACAAGAGGAGGGCATTCTCCTCTTCTGCACATAGCTTGACATTGTTCCAATGTCTCTAAATCTTCTTTTGACAGCACCTATGAAACATAAAAAACGAGAAATACAAATCAAGGAAGTTATTAAAATAAGAGAGTTAACGATAAAAGGGGCTGAAAGATTGTATTGTTCTTTACCTGCATCCCACCTTTCTCGAACTTGGATTGATTAGCAGACCGAGGAGCCATACCGGGAACATAATTTAAGCCGTCTATGTATTTGATACCTAATGCGGTTAATGCAGTAGCAAGTGTGCCCATTTGAGTAAGCCTCCGTTCAGGATCTTCTGATGGAACCAAAGGTAACagttttctccttctcttcttcactgTCAAAGAGCAAGATCGTCTCCGAGGCTTTCTAGTCTCttcttcaaaaacaataaatgaagCAATGCTTAATCTCAAACACTTGCTATTCTCGGTTAAATATGTAAGTTTCTCAACAATGCTCATTAACCAACCCCACATGAAGTGCAAGAgattaataatactaatttgTAGAAGTACATAACTAGCAAAAAATTTAGCTATTTTCATATTCATTAAACTGCTAATCAAGTAAAAACATCTCGTTAGATTCATCAAGTCAAGAACTTTATGATCATATCAAGAAAcctaaaagcaacaaaaaacaaaaatcgtaCCTTGACTCGATTCTGATTTGTCTGTTCGATCAGTTAGCTTCTCAATCCGAAAGAAGTGCAAGATCTTCTTCTGAGATAACCCTAAAACATTTCACCCGgacaatgcaaaaaaaaaatcccaaatttttgaaaaaaaacaaagagagcaTTAGAAAAATTAGGAATTTGTTGAGCGAAcacaagaatttaaaaaaaaaaaaaggaaaaagaaaaaaaaaaaaatccctacTTCTTACAGGTCGTTGGTCGGAACAATCGACACAAAGCCAAGGTCCAATGGGGACACGAACAACGATCGGTCTAAGGCATTTCATGTGGAACCCTTTATCGCATTTGTCGCAGAGAAGAAGCTCA is from Camelina sativa cultivar DH55 chromosome 20, Cs, whole genome shotgun sequence and encodes:
- the LOC104769169 gene encoding histone-lysine N-methyltransferase ATXR5-like isoform X2; amino-acid sequence: MATWNASSPTASPCSSSRRRTKAPARRPSSESPPPRKMKSMAEIMAKSVRVVVQEEEEEEDEQEVEDSYNDVACEKCGSGEGDDELLLCDKCDKGFHMKCLRPIVVRVPIGPWLCVDCSDQRPVRRLSQKKILHFFRIEKLTDRTDKSESSQETRKPRRRSCSLTVKKRRRKLLPLVPSEDPERRLTQMGTLATALTALGIKYIDGLNYVPGMAPRSANQSKFEKGGMQVLSKEDLETLEQCQAMCRRGECPPLVVVFDPLEGYTVEADGPIKDLTFIAEYTGDVDYLQNREKDDCDSIMTLLLSEDPSKTLVICPDKYGNISRFINGINNHNPVAKKKQNCKCVRYSIKGECRVLLVATRDISKGERLYYDYNGYEHEYPTHHFL
- the LOC104769169 gene encoding histone-lysine N-methyltransferase ATXR5-like isoform X1 gives rise to the protein MATWNASSPTASPCSSSRRRTKAPARRPSSESPPPRKMKSMAEIMAKSVRVVVQEEEEEEDEQEVEDSYNDVACEKCGSGEGDDELLLCDKCDKGFHMKCLRPIVVRVPIGPWLCVDCSDQRPVRRLSQKKILHFFRIEKLTDRTDKSESSQEETRKPRRRSCSLTVKKRRRKLLPLVPSEDPERRLTQMGTLATALTALGIKYIDGLNYVPGMAPRSANQSKFEKGGMQVLSKEDLETLEQCQAMCRRGECPPLVVVFDPLEGYTVEADGPIKDLTFIAEYTGDVDYLQNREKDDCDSIMTLLLSEDPSKTLVICPDKYGNISRFINGINNHNPVAKKKQNCKCVRYSIKGECRVLLVATRDISKGERLYYDYNGYEHEYPTHHFL